In Streptomyces sp. NBC_00448, the following are encoded in one genomic region:
- a CDS encoding DJ-1/PfpI family protein: MTTPMPARGRQAAPRNNAPVQINSIGVLGYESCSEQDTITPLEIFKGAAMVLSGGIAPWQRESANRDLDVRLVSLEPGVVKMQMGTNVVADSVLNDDELFDILYIPGGVGSGALLTNDRVQKLIRRHHEAGKVIAANCSGVGVIARSGIVNDEPLTCVAAVARGLRGEGFNVSKARHMWVANPASRIWTFTGSYGVNGGAVALVAHYFGREVGTIVSMMFDTLGGIGDVIFEETGPEFFQNPSLEESFQDFFQPMLYPPLDENAEA, translated from the coding sequence GTGACTACACCCATGCCCGCCCGCGGTCGCCAGGCCGCACCACGGAACAACGCGCCCGTCCAGATCAACTCGATCGGCGTGCTGGGCTACGAGTCCTGCTCCGAGCAGGACACGATCACCCCGCTGGAGATCTTCAAGGGGGCCGCGATGGTCCTCAGCGGCGGGATCGCCCCCTGGCAGCGGGAATCCGCCAACCGCGACCTGGACGTCAGGTTGGTCTCGCTGGAGCCCGGCGTCGTCAAGATGCAGATGGGCACCAACGTCGTGGCGGACTCCGTGCTGAACGACGACGAGCTCTTCGACATCCTCTACATCCCCGGCGGTGTCGGCTCCGGCGCGCTGTTGACCAACGACCGGGTGCAGAAGTTGATCCGCCGGCACCATGAGGCCGGCAAGGTCATCGCCGCCAACTGCTCCGGCGTGGGCGTGATCGCCCGCTCCGGCATCGTCAACGACGAGCCGCTGACCTGCGTGGCCGCGGTGGCGCGCGGTCTGCGCGGCGAGGGCTTCAACGTCTCGAAGGCCCGCCACATGTGGGTCGCCAACCCCGCCTCGCGGATCTGGACCTTCACCGGCTCCTACGGCGTCAACGGCGGCGCGGTCGCCCTGGTGGCGCACTACTTCGGCCGCGAGGTCGGAACGATCGTCTCGATGATGTTCGACACGCTCGGCGGGATCGGCGACGTGATCTTCGAGGAGACCGGGCCGGAGTTCTTCCAGAACCCCTCGCTGGAGGAGTCCTTCCAGGACTTCTTCCAGCCCATGCTCTACCCGCCGCTGGACGAGAACGCGGAAGCCTGA
- a CDS encoding MFS transporter: MTLTSGKTPVVDEPARRGPNGHFAGIVVGNFLVLLDTSILNVALPDARHDLHASAAALPWAVDAYTVVFAGLLLAAGAVADRWGPRRIYRIALAAFGVISLLCALAPDVGTLIGGRALLGVAAAGLVPASLGLLAALFPDAAQRSRMIGAWAAISSIGLILGPVLGGALVELGGWRLVFLVNPPIAFVTLLLARGLSGHRPQNEPRPVDRAGLLLSVAGLSALTFGLVDAGTSGWGRPAPLLALGGALIAFVLLVVAERRAEAPILPPALIGLTRVKADLMAGAMASFVFYGVLFALTQWMVLERGLSALQTGLAFLPMTLPMCFMPFFAGRIVARAGARPVLLAGLGLDVVSGLLLALSGTHTPLGMIIGMQVVLGFGSTLAIPAATADMAGAAPSHLAATGQGALNAGRQAGSALGVAVLGTLSTLHDSGIVLAAGAVLALGVVVLARPRPVPATA; the protein is encoded by the coding sequence ATGACTCTGACCAGTGGCAAGACTCCCGTCGTGGACGAACCGGCACGGAGGGGCCCGAACGGCCACTTCGCGGGCATCGTGGTCGGCAACTTCCTCGTGCTGCTCGACACCTCGATCCTCAACGTCGCCCTGCCGGACGCACGGCACGACCTGCACGCCTCCGCAGCGGCGCTGCCCTGGGCGGTGGACGCGTACACCGTCGTCTTCGCCGGGCTGCTGCTGGCCGCGGGCGCCGTCGCCGACCGGTGGGGGCCGCGCCGGATCTACCGCATCGCGCTCGCCGCCTTCGGCGTCATCTCGCTGCTGTGCGCCCTGGCGCCCGACGTGGGCACCCTGATCGGCGGACGGGCGCTGCTCGGCGTCGCGGCGGCCGGACTGGTCCCCGCGTCCCTCGGCCTGCTGGCCGCCCTGTTCCCGGATGCCGCGCAGCGGTCCCGCATGATCGGCGCCTGGGCCGCCATCAGCAGCATCGGACTCATCCTGGGGCCGGTGCTGGGCGGCGCACTGGTCGAACTCGGCGGCTGGCGGCTGGTGTTCCTCGTCAACCCGCCGATCGCCTTCGTCACGCTGCTGCTGGCGCGCGGACTGAGTGGGCACCGGCCGCAGAACGAGCCGAGGCCGGTCGACCGCGCGGGGCTGCTGCTGTCCGTCGCCGGGCTGAGCGCGCTCACCTTCGGGCTGGTGGACGCGGGCACCTCCGGGTGGGGCCGGCCCGCTCCGCTGCTGGCCCTGGGCGGCGCCCTGATCGCCTTCGTGCTGCTGGTCGTCGCCGAACGGCGGGCCGAGGCACCGATCCTGCCGCCGGCGCTGATCGGGCTGACCCGGGTCAAGGCCGACCTGATGGCCGGCGCCATGGCGTCCTTCGTCTTCTACGGCGTGCTGTTCGCGCTTACCCAGTGGATGGTCCTGGAACGCGGCCTGTCGGCCCTGCAGACCGGCCTGGCCTTCCTCCCGATGACGCTCCCCATGTGCTTCATGCCGTTCTTCGCCGGACGGATCGTCGCGCGTGCCGGCGCCCGGCCGGTGCTCCTCGCCGGCCTCGGCCTCGACGTGGTCTCCGGACTCCTGCTCGCCCTCTCCGGGACGCACACGCCGCTGGGGATGATCATCGGCATGCAGGTGGTGCTCGGCTTCGGCAGCACCCTCGCCATCCCCGCGGCCACCGCCGACATGGCGGGCGCCGCCCCCTCCCACCTGGCCGCGACGGGACAGGGCGCGCTGAACGCCGGACGCCAGGCGGGGTCCGCGCTGGGCGTCGCCGTGCTCGGCACCCTGTCCACCCTGCACGACTCCGGGATCGTCCTGGCCGCGGGTGCCGTCCTCGCCTTGGGCGTCGTCGTCCTCGCCCGGCCGCGACCGGTGCCGGCCACCGCGTGA
- a CDS encoding transposase, with amino-acid sequence MPGPPARRRGTERGDLRKEPPGGVGVEPNDHSLGRSRGGLTAKVHLAVEQGQKPRSIVITAGQRGDSPQFEPVLNKVRVARRGVGRPRTRPDRVRADKA; translated from the coding sequence TTGCCCGGCCCACCAGCACGCCGCCGGGGCACGGAGAGGGGGGACCTGCGGAAGGAGCCGCCCGGCGGGGTCGGCGTCGAGCCGAACGACCACAGCCTCGGCCGCTCGCGCGGCGGCCTGACCGCCAAGGTGCATCTGGCCGTTGAGCAGGGCCAGAAGCCGAGGTCCATCGTGATCACGGCCGGACAGCGCGGCGACTCCCCGCAGTTCGAGCCGGTCCTGAACAAGGTCCGCGTCGCCCGCCGAGGCGTCGGACGGCCGCGCACCCGGCCTGATCGCGTCCGCGCCGACAAGGCATAG
- a CDS encoding MmyB family transcriptional regulator, which yields MPHTVTQARELGDLLRSRRERLQPSDVGLPPGTRRRTRGLRREEVAQLASISATYYAFLEQGREVRPSRQVLDALAAALRLDVYERAHVHQLVHGAPPEPAQTSAAMETLPPAVVSLVDRLDPCPSYVTGRHWDVLASNRAARVLWTDWPARPPQTRNMLWWMFADPEARRIVVDWEEEASALLGRLRTAAARHPGDPGFADLLERLHAVSPEVREWWPQHKVDTVGSGTKRLRHPELGEFTLHHVVLQLADNPEHKVVTCTPSPQDRPRVEALLRRPRPTP from the coding sequence ATGCCCCATACGGTGACCCAGGCAAGGGAGTTGGGCGATCTGCTCCGCTCTCGCCGCGAACGGCTCCAGCCCTCCGACGTCGGCCTTCCGCCGGGCACTCGGCGCCGGACCCGCGGCCTGCGCCGCGAGGAGGTGGCCCAGCTCGCGTCCATCTCTGCGACCTACTACGCCTTCCTGGAACAGGGCCGCGAGGTACGGCCCTCCCGGCAGGTCCTCGACGCGCTGGCCGCGGCGCTGCGACTCGACGTGTACGAACGGGCCCACGTCCACCAACTCGTCCACGGCGCCCCGCCGGAACCGGCGCAGACCTCCGCCGCCATGGAGACGCTTCCGCCCGCCGTCGTCTCCCTCGTCGACCGGCTCGACCCGTGCCCTTCCTACGTCACCGGCAGGCACTGGGACGTGCTGGCGTCCAACCGGGCCGCCCGGGTGCTGTGGACCGACTGGCCGGCCCGGCCGCCGCAGACGCGCAACATGCTCTGGTGGATGTTCGCGGACCCGGAGGCCCGGCGGATCGTCGTCGACTGGGAGGAGGAGGCGTCGGCGCTGCTCGGACGGCTGCGCACGGCCGCGGCCAGGCATCCGGGCGACCCCGGCTTCGCCGACCTGCTCGAACGCCTCCACGCGGTGAGCCCGGAGGTGCGGGAGTGGTGGCCGCAGCACAAGGTCGACACCGTCGGCTCGGGCACGAAGCGGCTGCGCCATCCGGAGCTCGGCGAGTTCACCCTCCACCACGTCGTGCTCCAACTCGCGGACAACCCCGAGCACAAGGTCGTCACCTGTACCCCCTCCCCGCAGGACCGCCCCCGCGTCGAAGCCCTCCTCCGCCGCCCCCGCCCCACCCCCTGA
- a CDS encoding eCIS core domain-containing protein, whose product MGNAAVVQMLRTDGPARKPHRHGPGSGHQQAGQESAVQRSAVHDVLRSGGRPLDGATRADMESRLGADFSDVRIHDDATARASAAEIDARAYTSGNHVVIGDGGDDTHTLAHELTHVVQQRQGAVAGTDNGSGLKVSDPSDRFEQEAEANATRVMSGPAPAQPIAAGPEEAAAHGATAEPAVQRKTTQVTVQRRGGAAVSGVMDAFSPAADAASAGMSPSGASSNALTGMSLGAAVVGTGMKSKELYDANAAKKASAAGTAKHHIASRDEKAAGNDVFSNISGTGSQAASLAGGLVGEAAANHASLAGTGIGLPSSVLQVGRYARKSYKADQRIRALRALMAKEEAPAEALKAAKDLLPALLHKVREADEELRRAKREYTSRIQELDERATRGEDVDRGSLKPLKEAVDQAETDRTAAEAELTRGEQEYAALKPASDAMHEAVKGLAEKAKHYDGTVSDEISLRDIQAYAVRKNASGRLRKGITAVGSMLSIGGSIASIIATAAIMGAAVAGAGAVAATPVGWGLAAAAAAVALGLASYKGWKKLSHRWHQTGVPDARTGAVPSKRKRLLQTLNLTKDVGVNEREQHAAALYRLAADGPDAKRVEEARATLDALGLSWDEMKNDEEGGKKLIAAKLASG is encoded by the coding sequence AGGCCGGGCAGGAGTCCGCGGTGCAGCGGTCGGCCGTCCATGACGTCCTGCGTTCCGGAGGCCGCCCCCTCGACGGCGCCACCCGCGCCGACATGGAGAGCCGGCTGGGCGCCGACTTCTCCGACGTCCGCATCCACGACGACGCCACGGCGAGGGCTTCGGCCGCGGAGATCGACGCCCGCGCCTACACCAGCGGCAACCACGTCGTCATCGGCGACGGCGGCGATGACACGCACACGCTCGCCCACGAACTCACCCATGTCGTCCAGCAGCGCCAGGGTGCCGTCGCCGGTACCGACAACGGGTCGGGGCTCAAGGTCTCCGACCCCTCCGACCGCTTCGAACAAGAAGCGGAGGCGAACGCCACGCGGGTGATGAGTGGTCCGGCTCCCGCCCAGCCGATCGCCGCCGGACCGGAGGAAGCCGCCGCGCACGGTGCCACGGCGGAGCCGGCCGTGCAGCGGAAGACCACGCAGGTGACGGTGCAACGGCGCGGCGGCGCGGCGGTGTCGGGCGTCATGGACGCCTTCTCGCCCGCGGCCGACGCCGCTTCGGCGGGCATGTCCCCCAGCGGCGCCAGCAGCAACGCTCTCACCGGCATGAGCCTGGGCGCGGCGGTCGTCGGGACCGGCATGAAAAGCAAGGAGCTCTACGACGCCAACGCGGCCAAGAAGGCCTCGGCGGCGGGTACGGCCAAGCACCACATAGCGTCCCGTGACGAGAAAGCGGCCGGCAACGACGTGTTCTCGAACATCTCGGGCACCGGGAGTCAGGCCGCGAGTCTGGCGGGAGGCCTCGTCGGCGAGGCGGCCGCCAACCATGCCTCCCTGGCCGGAACGGGAATCGGGCTTCCCTCGTCGGTCCTACAGGTGGGTCGCTACGCCAGGAAGTCCTACAAGGCAGACCAGCGGATCCGGGCTCTGCGGGCCCTGATGGCGAAAGAGGAAGCGCCCGCGGAGGCACTGAAGGCGGCGAAGGACCTGCTGCCCGCGCTGCTCCACAAGGTGAGGGAAGCAGACGAGGAACTCCGCCGGGCGAAGCGGGAGTACACGAGCCGGATACAGGAGCTGGACGAGCGCGCGACCCGCGGGGAGGACGTCGATCGCGGGTCCCTCAAACCTCTCAAGGAGGCCGTCGACCAGGCGGAGACGGACCGTACCGCGGCAGAGGCGGAACTGACCCGCGGAGAGCAGGAATACGCGGCGCTGAAGCCCGCCTCCGACGCCATGCACGAGGCCGTCAAGGGACTGGCGGAGAAGGCCAAACATTACGACGGCACCGTGAGCGACGAGATCTCGCTGCGGGACATCCAGGCATACGCGGTACGGAAGAACGCGAGCGGCAGGCTCCGCAAGGGCATCACGGCCGTGGGCTCCATGCTGAGCATCGGCGGTTCCATAGCCTCCATCATCGCCACGGCGGCGATCATGGGCGCCGCCGTGGCCGGCGCGGGTGCCGTCGCCGCGACCCCGGTCGGCTGGGGACTGGCCGCCGCCGCCGCCGCGGTGGCGTTGGGGCTGGCCAGCTACAAGGGGTGGAAGAAGCTCTCCCATCGATGGCACCAGACGGGTGTGCCGGACGCCCGGACCGGCGCTGTCCCGTCCAAGCGGAAGCGGCTGCTCCAGACGCTGAACCTGACGAAGGACGTCGGCGTCAACGAGCGTGAGCAGCATGCCGCCGCCCTCTACCGCTTGGCGGCCGACGGCCCGGACGCCAAGCGGGTCGAGGAGGCCCGCGCGACGCTTGACGCCCTCGGCTTGAGCTGGGACGAGATGAAGAACGACGAGGAAGGCGGCAAGAAGCTCATCGCGGCCAAGCTCGCCTCCGGCTGA
- a CDS encoding ferritin-like domain-containing protein, with protein sequence MPTPVELRDLSWIRGALQTAIALEHATMPLYCAAMYSLEVQNYPSYNTIRSVLMEEMVHMAIASNMVAALGGSPDIKGLNPPYAGRGGLPGGTAPDLRPRLAKLSNASLESFMRLEAPEFMLNSRQRGSAYPTIGSFYDAVREAVVRNADAVELAVRRGGPANQVGGNLGYPTFEKDDQDPVGSFLRALDIITEQGEGQGVGTVETVKEDFQKEGSHYARFAELRYGRRYVPQDGVSITRETEPDFFSGEEIAWPVVINTLAVPADGYEAVLALDPREAEVRKELDGFDDAYTQMLVALDTSWNGPVETWWPSLGAAVTQMDQMRVRSCFTIMRNQIPPTAVARLEELYPEEFRALDHYTDLAEPIFYGPRFLNTL encoded by the coding sequence ATGCCCACGCCCGTCGAACTCCGAGACCTCAGCTGGATCCGCGGCGCCCTGCAGACCGCGATCGCGCTGGAGCACGCCACCATGCCGCTGTACTGCGCGGCCATGTACTCGCTGGAAGTACAGAACTACCCGTCGTACAACACCATCCGCAGCGTGCTGATGGAGGAGATGGTCCACATGGCCATCGCCTCCAACATGGTGGCCGCGCTCGGCGGCAGTCCCGACATCAAGGGGTTGAACCCGCCGTACGCGGGGCGGGGCGGGCTGCCCGGGGGCACCGCCCCGGACCTGCGGCCCCGGCTGGCGAAGCTGTCGAACGCCAGCCTGGAGTCCTTCATGCGGCTGGAGGCCCCGGAGTTCATGCTCAACTCGCGCCAGCGCGGGTCGGCCTACCCCACGATCGGCTCCTTCTACGACGCCGTGCGGGAGGCCGTCGTCCGCAACGCGGACGCGGTGGAGCTGGCGGTGCGCCGCGGCGGGCCGGCCAACCAGGTCGGCGGCAACCTGGGCTATCCCACGTTCGAGAAGGATGACCAGGACCCGGTGGGCTCGTTCCTGCGGGCCCTGGACATCATCACCGAACAGGGCGAGGGGCAGGGCGTGGGCACGGTGGAGACCGTGAAGGAGGACTTCCAGAAGGAGGGATCGCACTACGCCCGCTTCGCCGAGCTGCGCTACGGGCGCCGGTACGTCCCGCAGGACGGCGTCTCCATCACCCGCGAGACCGAGCCCGATTTCTTCAGCGGTGAGGAGATCGCCTGGCCCGTCGTCATCAACACGCTGGCCGTGCCGGCGGACGGCTACGAGGCGGTACTCGCCCTCGACCCGCGGGAGGCCGAGGTGCGCAAGGAGCTTGACGGCTTCGACGACGCCTACACCCAGATGCTGGTGGCGCTGGACACCTCCTGGAACGGACCGGTGGAGACCTGGTGGCCCTCGCTGGGCGCCGCCGTGACCCAGATGGACCAGATGCGGGTCCGCTCGTGCTTCACCATCATGCGCAACCAGATCCCCCCCACCGCGGTGGCGCGGCTGGAGGAGCTGTACCCCGAGGAGTTCCGGGCGCTGGACCACTACACCGACCTGGCCGAGCCGATCTTCTACGGACCGCGCTTCCTCAACACCCTGTGA
- a CDS encoding LysR family transcriptional regulator: MATDHGGNLQVYHLMAFREVANELSFTKAAEKLHCAQSTVTSQIKELERSLGAELFHRDRRPIELTSAGALLQARLGPILRSVEKANAEVREVKQAVMKQGRAVGRPAVHHSPEVC, translated from the coding sequence ATGGCGACCGACCATGGGGGAAACTTGCAGGTCTATCATCTGATGGCATTTCGCGAAGTGGCGAACGAACTCAGCTTCACCAAGGCCGCCGAGAAGCTCCACTGCGCCCAATCCACGGTGACCAGCCAGATCAAGGAGTTGGAGCGATCCCTCGGAGCCGAACTATTTCACCGGGATCGGCGCCCGATCGAACTCACCTCGGCCGGAGCACTGCTCCAGGCGCGACTGGGACCGATCCTGCGATCCGTCGAGAAGGCGAACGCGGAGGTCCGCGAAGTCAAACAGGCGGTGATGAAGCAAGGGCGCGCGGTGGGGAGGCCGGCTGTGCATCATTCGCCTGAGGTCTGCTGA
- a CDS encoding SDR family oxidoreductase, which produces MANVTLITGGSSGIGAATARRLLKEGHMVAITGRDPEKLSDFAAGQDAGHDLITIPGDTSDPYDVQTAVKTTAQAWGRLDNVIVNAGFSLPGTLADHVPEAMRAMLMTNVLGPALVVREALPYLKDTRGRIVIVGSVAGVKNTPGNFYSVTKWAAHALAENTRMAVTNDGVGVTLIAPGKVDTPFWDHRGGTPEGPALTAENIAESILFALNQPEGMDVNHIQMRPIGQV; this is translated from the coding sequence ATGGCCAACGTCACCCTGATCACCGGTGGCAGTTCGGGGATCGGCGCCGCGACCGCCCGCAGGCTGCTGAAGGAGGGTCACATGGTGGCGATCACCGGCCGGGACCCGGAGAAGCTGAGCGACTTTGCGGCTGGGCAGGACGCCGGGCACGACCTGATCACCATCCCCGGGGACACCTCGGACCCGTACGACGTGCAGACCGCGGTCAAGACGACCGCCCAGGCATGGGGCCGCCTGGACAACGTGATCGTCAACGCCGGCTTCTCCCTCCCCGGCACCCTGGCCGACCACGTGCCCGAGGCCATGCGGGCCATGCTGATGACCAACGTGCTCGGGCCCGCGCTGGTCGTCCGGGAGGCGCTGCCGTACCTCAAGGACACCCGGGGGCGCATCGTCATCGTCGGATCGGTGGCGGGGGTCAAGAACACGCCCGGCAACTTCTACTCCGTCACCAAGTGGGCCGCGCACGCCCTGGCGGAGAACACGCGGATGGCCGTCACCAACGACGGCGTCGGCGTGACGCTGATCGCGCCCGGCAAGGTGGACACCCCGTTCTGGGACCACCGCGGGGGCACGCCGGAGGGCCCCGCGCTGACCGCCGAGAACATCGCCGAGAGCATCCTCTTCGCCCTCAACCAGCCCGAGGGAATGGACGTCAACCACATCCAGATGCGGCCCATCGGCCAGGTCTGA
- a CDS encoding aldo/keto reductase: protein MDNRIIGPEGLTVSAVGLGCMGMSQGYGAADDAESIAVLQRAVDQGVTFLDTAMSYGSGHNEELLGKALAGRRDQVVLATKFGIVRSPEGVRVDGRPENVRRHCEASLARLGTDRIDLYYQHRVDPQVPIEETVGAMAELVAEGKVRHLGLSEASPEELERAAATHPISAAQYEWSLWWRDIEDDVLPTARRLGIGMVPYSPVGRGFLAGPVGVDGFGAGDFRQNDPRFQAENLKQNEAIVAEVRSLAAARGVTPAQLVLAWLLAQGDDVVPIPGTRRAERVEENAKAADVELSQDDLDRLEAVAPRDAWVGDRQSFAAHRVVRTPV from the coding sequence ATGGACAATCGAATCATCGGGCCGGAGGGGCTCACCGTATCCGCTGTCGGACTCGGTTGCATGGGGATGTCCCAGGGCTACGGAGCGGCCGACGACGCCGAGTCGATCGCGGTCCTGCAGCGCGCCGTCGACCAGGGGGTCACCTTCCTGGACACGGCGATGAGCTACGGCAGCGGCCACAACGAGGAGTTGCTCGGCAAAGCCCTGGCCGGCCGGCGCGACCAGGTCGTGCTGGCCACCAAGTTCGGGATCGTCCGCAGCCCGGAGGGGGTCCGGGTCGACGGCCGCCCGGAGAACGTCCGGCGCCACTGCGAAGCCTCGCTGGCCCGGCTCGGGACGGACCGCATCGACCTGTACTACCAGCACCGCGTCGACCCGCAGGTCCCCATCGAGGAGACGGTCGGGGCGATGGCCGAGCTTGTGGCCGAGGGCAAGGTCCGCCACCTCGGGCTGTCGGAGGCGAGCCCCGAGGAACTCGAACGGGCCGCCGCCACCCACCCGATCAGCGCCGCGCAGTACGAGTGGTCGCTGTGGTGGCGCGACATCGAGGACGACGTGCTGCCCACGGCCCGCCGGCTGGGCATCGGGATGGTTCCGTACAGCCCGGTGGGCCGCGGCTTCCTGGCCGGGCCGGTCGGCGTGGACGGTTTCGGTGCCGGCGACTTCCGGCAGAACGACCCCCGGTTCCAGGCCGAGAACCTCAAGCAGAACGAGGCGATCGTCGCCGAGGTGCGGTCGCTGGCCGCGGCGCGCGGGGTGACGCCCGCTCAGCTCGTGCTCGCCTGGCTGCTCGCCCAGGGCGACGACGTCGTCCCGATCCCCGGGACGCGCCGGGCCGAGCGGGTCGAGGAGAACGCCAAGGCCGCCGACGTCGAGCTGTCCCAGGACGACCTCGACCGGCTGGAGGCCGTCGCCCCGCGTGACGCGTGGGTGGGCGACCGCCAGTCCTTCGCCGCGCACCGCGTGGTGCGGACCCCGGTCTGA
- a CDS encoding LysR family transcriptional regulator — MDQRHLRAFVSVADLGGISAAAERLGYAQSTLSVQLQRLERDLGASLFNRSNAGAALTEAGQRLLPYAREALNLEDEMRRVVRSGRPRLRIGALETLAGEWLPDILAALAQGAAGPEGAAEVSMVVARRAQLEDDLAAGRLDLVFVFDNGVPTIGPHAVVGHDRTVLVAGPGHPLAKVPRISQGMLLEAEFLIAEPGCTSQMLVDRFGQDLTSRTCVSMVTGSLAALRRLACHGRGVALMPHLSVVGDLEDGELVELDVCEGLAPVSIEARWRTGLGPAEAPMQAVLRLARRHQPPSRPLAETA, encoded by the coding sequence GTGGACCAACGACATCTTCGCGCCTTCGTCAGCGTCGCCGACCTCGGTGGGATCTCCGCAGCCGCCGAGCGGCTGGGTTACGCGCAGTCCACGCTGAGCGTTCAACTGCAGCGGTTGGAGCGCGACTTGGGCGCGAGCCTGTTCAACCGCAGCAACGCCGGGGCGGCGTTGACCGAGGCGGGGCAGCGGCTGCTGCCCTACGCCCGCGAGGCGCTGAACCTTGAGGACGAGATGCGCCGGGTGGTGCGGAGCGGCCGGCCGCGGCTGCGCATCGGGGCACTGGAGACCCTGGCCGGCGAGTGGCTGCCGGACATCCTCGCCGCCCTGGCCCAGGGGGCGGCCGGCCCCGAGGGCGCCGCCGAGGTGAGCATGGTGGTCGCCCGGCGGGCGCAACTGGAGGATGACCTCGCCGCCGGCCGGCTCGACCTGGTGTTCGTGTTCGACAACGGGGTGCCGACCATAGGGCCGCACGCGGTCGTGGGCCATGACCGCACCGTCCTCGTCGCCGGCCCGGGCCATCCGCTCGCCAAGGTGCCGCGCATCTCCCAGGGGATGCTGCTGGAGGCGGAGTTCCTGATCGCCGAGCCTGGTTGCACCTCGCAGATGCTGGTCGACCGCTTCGGGCAGGACCTCACCTCGCGGACCTGCGTCAGCATGGTCACGGGGTCGCTGGCGGCGCTGCGCAGGCTCGCCTGCCACGGCCGCGGCGTCGCCCTGATGCCGCACCTGTCCGTCGTCGGCGACCTCGAGGACGGGGAGTTGGTCGAGCTGGACGTGTGCGAGGGGCTGGCGCCGGTGAGCATCGAGGCGCGCTGGCGGACGGGGCTGGGCCCGGCCGAGGCGCCCATGCAGGCCGTGCTGCGGCTGGCCCGCCGCCACCAGCCGCCGTCCCGCCCACTCGCCGAGACGGCCTGA
- a CDS encoding antibiotic biosynthesis monooxygenase — translation MTITATARQIIKPGTESHLDALMAQLERDIRANEPGCLRFDYVVSADRPGERLVIEEYADENALEAHKHTDYLAAFIPRLLECLEEPPAVEVYRPAEAKPVLPASCFHIGVVVPDLAKAVEQYAEWFGIEFAEPATFEIPYLEQGGTGAPGKMTAAFSRTTEPQYELIQADGDGIMSVEHAGKVLYYGVWEPDMAARVAWLEASGIGVDAYFRPAEGETPFALITAPDLMGVRIEYVGIEDKPAIAEWVNSGRYPGLQGR, via the coding sequence GTGACGATCACCGCGACCGCACGCCAGATCATCAAGCCCGGCACCGAGTCACACCTCGACGCGCTGATGGCCCAACTGGAGCGGGACATCCGCGCCAACGAGCCCGGCTGCCTGCGCTTCGACTACGTCGTCTCCGCGGACCGGCCCGGCGAGCGCCTGGTCATCGAGGAGTACGCGGACGAGAACGCCCTGGAGGCCCACAAGCACACCGACTACTTGGCGGCCTTCATACCCCGGCTCCTGGAGTGCCTGGAGGAGCCGCCGGCCGTGGAGGTGTACCGGCCGGCGGAGGCCAAGCCGGTCCTGCCCGCGTCCTGCTTCCACATCGGCGTCGTGGTGCCCGACCTGGCCAAGGCCGTGGAACAGTACGCGGAGTGGTTCGGCATCGAGTTCGCCGAACCCGCCACCTTCGAGATCCCGTACCTGGAGCAGGGCGGCACGGGCGCCCCGGGCAAGATGACCGCTGCCTTCTCCCGCACCACGGAGCCGCAGTACGAACTCATCCAGGCCGACGGCGACGGCATCATGTCCGTCGAGCACGCCGGGAAGGTCCTGTACTACGGCGTGTGGGAGCCCGACATGGCGGCCCGCGTGGCGTGGTTGGAGGCGTCCGGCATCGGCGTGGACGCGTACTTCCGACCCGCCGAGGGCGAGACTCCGTTCGCCCTCATCACCGCTCCCGACCTGATGGGCGTACGCATCGAGTACGTGGGGATCGAGGACAAGCCGGCAATCGCGGAGTGGGTCAACAGCGGTCGCTATCCTGGGCTTCAGGGACGCTGA